The Streptomyces sp. 11x1 genomic sequence GGAGGACTTCCCGGAGCCGGAGCCGATCGGTGTCATCGTCAACGAGGACCCGGACCCGACGCCGACCCCGACGGTGACCGAGTCGGAGGAGGAGTCGCCCGAGCCGAGCCCGACGCCCACCGAGAGCGAGGCCCTGCCCTCGCCGACCCCCAGCGAGACCTGCCGCAACCCGTTCAACCCCACCTGCGATGAGACCGGCGGTACCGACACGGGTGGCACGGACACCGGTGGAATCGATGGCGGGGTGACCGCGTCGCCTTCGGAGTCGGAGGATGATTCGAGAGGCAACCAGAACGGGGGGCTCTTCGGAGGCAACGGCGGGTAGCTCCCCACCCGGCAGGATCTGTTTCACGTGAAACATGGGCCATCGCACCGACCAGGTGCGGTGGCCCATGCCGTATCCCCCGCCGGACCCGATGATGAAGCGGCCTGTGTTTCACGTGAAACACAGGCCGCCGGATACGACGGGATGCGGTGGTCCTCGGCGTATCCCTAGGTGCGTACGGCAGGATGTGCGGCATGCCCAGTGCAGAGACGACGCGAGTGAGCACGGACGAGCCGGAGCCGGTGCGGCCCACCAAGGAGGACGAGGTCGCTGCGACCGGCAGCGAGCTGATCGGCGGCCCGATCGGGCGCCGGGCGCTGCTCGGCACGTCCTGGTGGACGCCGGTGCGGGTCGTCGCGCTGGTGGCCATCGGCATGTTCGCGCTGGGTATGGTGCAGAAGCTGCCCTGCTACGACGGCGCATGGTTCTTCGGGGCCAGCTCCCAGTACACGCACGCCTGCTACTCGGACATCCCGCATCTGTACCAGGGGCGTGGCTTCGCGGACGGCCTCGTGCCGTACTTCGACAAGATCCCCGGCGACATGGAGTACTTGGAGTACCCGGTACTGACCGGCGTGTTCATGGAGGTCGCCGCATGGCTCACGCCGGGCAGCGGCACCATCCAGGACCAGGAGCAGTGGTACTGGATGGTCAACGCCGGGATGCTCATGGTGTGCGCGGCGGTCATCGCGGTCTGCTGCGCGCGCATTCACCGCCGGCGCCCGTGGGACGGCCTTCTGGTGGCCCTGGCGCCCGCTTTCGCCCTGACCGCCACCATCAACTGGGATCTCCTCGCGGTGGCCCTGTTGGCCGCCGCGATGCTTATGTGGTCGCGTCGGCGCCCCCTTGCCTTCGGTGTGCTGATCGGGCTCGCCACGGCCGCCAAGTTCTACCCGTTCCTGGTGCTCGGACCGCTCTTCGTGTTGTGCTGGCGAGCGGGCAAGTGGCGCGCGTTCGCGACGGCGCTGCTCGGTGCCGTCGGGGCCTGGCTCGCGGTGAACCTCCCGGTGATGCTGCTGGCACCCGACGGATGGTCGAAGTTCTACCGCTTCAGCCAGGAGCGCGGCGTGGACTTCGGTTCGTTCTTCCTCGTCATCTCGCAACGGCTCAACATCCAGATCACCGCCGAGACGGCGAACGCGTACGCGATGGTCTCGATGGTGATCGTCTGCACCGGCATCGTCGCGCTCACGCTCACCGCCCCACGCCGTCCCCGCTTCGCGCAGCTCGCCTTCCTGATCGTCGCGGCCTTCATCCTGACCAACAAGGTCTACTCGCCGCAGTACGTGCTCTGGCTGGTCCCGCTCGCCGCCCTGGCCCGGCCCCGCTGGCGGGACTTCCTGATCTGGCAGGCCTGTGAGGTGGCGTACTTCCTGGGGATCTGGATGTACCTCGCTTACACGACCAGCGGAGACGCTCACAAGGGCCTGCCTGCTGAGGGCTACCAACTCGCCATCATGGCGCACCTGTTGGGCACGCTCTACCTGTGCGTCGTCGTCGTGTGCGACATCTTCATGCCCGAGCGGGACGTGGTGCGCAGGGCCGGTGACGACGATCCCTCCGGAGGGGTCCTCGACGGCGCGGAGGATCTCCATGTGCTCGGTGCGGCCGCGCGCCCTCCGAGACACGTGCTGCCCTTCGAAGGGCCTCAGGTCGAGTGGGGAAGTCGCGGCCCAGGCGGTAGTTCGCTCTGAGCGAACAGGGCGGGAGTGGCGCCCCTGGGACGGCGCGGGGACGAACGACAAACGCGGAAGGCCGCACACGACATCGCGTGTACGGCCTTCCGCATGCGGCCTTCCGTATGCGTCCTTGCGGCGCTGATCTGCTCGGCGCTCGGCTCCTCCGCCCTTCGGAGCGGGGGGTTCAGCGGTCGACGATCCGGTCGAACTGCGTGGTGGTGTGCCGCAGATGCGCCACCAGTTCCTCACCGACCTTCGGCTCCGGGGCGTCCGACGGCACGAAGAGGATCGACACCTGCATGTGCGGAGGCTCGGCGAACCAGCGCTGCTTGCCGCCCCAGACGAACGGAGAAAGGTTCCGGTTGACCGTGGCGAGGCCCGCCCGGGCGACGCCCTTGGCGCGCGGCATGACGCCGTGCAGGGCCTTCGGGGCCTCCAGGCCCACTCCGTGCGACGTACCGCCCGCCACGACGACCAGGAAGCCGTCGGAGGCCGCCTTCTGCTGCCGGTAGCCGAAACGGTCCCCCTTGGCGACGCGGGTGACATCCAGCACCGCGCCGCGGTACTCGGTCGCCTCGTGGTCGCCCAGCCACAGCCGTGTGCCGATACGGGCCCGGAAGCGGGTCTGCGGGAATTGCTGCTGGAGGCGGATGAGATCCTCGGACTTGAGGTGGCTGACGAACATGGTGTGCAGCGGCAGACGAGCCGCTCGAAGCCGGTCCATCCAGCCGATGACCTCCTCGACGGCGTCCGAGCCGTCGGTGCGGTCCAGTGGCAGGTGGATGGCGAAGCCCTCCAGGCGCACGTTCTCTATGGCCGCGTGGAGCTGGGGCAGTTCCTGCTCGCTCACCCCGTGCCGCTTCATCGAGGACATGACCTCGATGACGACGCGGGCCCCCACGAGGCCGTACACGCCGTCGACCGACGACACGGAGCGGATGACGCGGTCGGGCAGCGGGACGGGCTCTTCGGCGCGCCGGTAGGGGGTCAGCACCAGCAGGTCGCCGCTGAACCAGTCCTTGA encodes the following:
- a CDS encoding alanine racemase; this encodes MALTLYVDTARWRAHHKHVQEQFPGLVPVCKGNGYGFGHEKLAEEATRLGSDILAVGTTYEAARIKDWFSGDLLVLTPYRRAEEPVPLPDRVIRSVSSVDGVYGLVGARVVIEVMSSMKRHGVSEQELPQLHAAIENVRLEGFAIHLPLDRTDGSDAVEEVIGWMDRLRAARLPLHTMFVSHLKSEDLIRLQQQFPQTRFRARIGTRLWLGDHEATEYRGAVLDVTRVAKGDRFGYRQQKAASDGFLVVVAGGTSHGVGLEAPKALHGVMPRAKGVARAGLATVNRNLSPFVWGGKQRWFAEPPHMQVSILFVPSDAPEPKVGEELVAHLRHTTTQFDRIVDR
- a CDS encoding glycosyltransferase 87 family protein, which encodes MCGMPSAETTRVSTDEPEPVRPTKEDEVAATGSELIGGPIGRRALLGTSWWTPVRVVALVAIGMFALGMVQKLPCYDGAWFFGASSQYTHACYSDIPHLYQGRGFADGLVPYFDKIPGDMEYLEYPVLTGVFMEVAAWLTPGSGTIQDQEQWYWMVNAGMLMVCAAVIAVCCARIHRRRPWDGLLVALAPAFALTATINWDLLAVALLAAAMLMWSRRRPLAFGVLIGLATAAKFYPFLVLGPLFVLCWRAGKWRAFATALLGAVGAWLAVNLPVMLLAPDGWSKFYRFSQERGVDFGSFFLVISQRLNIQITAETANAYAMVSMVIVCTGIVALTLTAPRRPRFAQLAFLIVAAFILTNKVYSPQYVLWLVPLAALARPRWRDFLIWQACEVAYFLGIWMYLAYTTSGDAHKGLPAEGYQLAIMAHLLGTLYLCVVVVCDIFMPERDVVRRAGDDDPSGGVLDGAEDLHVLGAAARPPRHVLPFEGPQVEWGSRGPGGSSL